The genomic stretch CACTGAAAAAGTGTATCAATCCAAATGAATGGGCCACTGGAGGAGGAAAGTGGTTTGTTGTTCACAATGGGGAGGTCTTTCTGCTGCACATGACCGACTTAGCACTGCCATCTAATGGATGCCCAGTACCTACCCAGTGGGTTCTTCAGAAGCCCAGCTCCATCTTGCAAGACTCCCAGACTCTAGTTCTTTGACAAACAGGAAGGCAGAGCTCTGCTGACTCAAACTTCATTCTCTATCCCCAAGATACTTCTGAAAGTCCAGTCTTCCCCCATCTGCAGAGGATTAACTTCTTCCAATGACAGCCTGATTCATAAGCAATTTGTTGAAGTTCTTGCCATCACATTGCTGGGTACATTTCCAGCAGTGTAAATGGTTCATAAAGAAATGTCTCACACACAGCAAACCTCTTTGCGGCAAACCCACAGCAAGGCTGGGTCAGAATTGGGGATGCAGCCCTGCTTTGCAGGTCTGAAGGATCTTCCCCTAATAAGTGCTAGCACCTCACTTAATCCACACCACCACTGAGACAGACTGTGTGtggtaaagatgaagaaacagatttaGGGAGGTTCAGGAACTGTCCAAGCCCACCCTTTTAGTGGGCAGCGGGAATGCTATTGAATCCAGACCCAAGCTGATAACTATGCGCCTAATTTGGCTGGCAGGGTTGGGGGCACTTAGTATGGGTTAAGCACTGTGCTAACTGCTTCATCTCATCTAACTCTTCCACACTGCCCAATACTGCCTCCCTAAACCCTTGATTCCTCTGCTCACAATGGCCAGGGGTCAAGAATCAGCCATGTTGACATCATAGGTCTGCCTTGCGGGTGCCAGAAAGTTAGAGCCCAATGCAATAGCACAATCTGCCAAAGTCCTCAAAGGCAAGCATTTGACCACAGCAACAGAGCCAGGCTTCTGAGTTgtattttctaagtttatttttagttatttgtttttacAGTCCTCTGCAGCAAGGTTTGCTAAAGTGGATCAACAGCAAAGCCCCCCCAAGTCGGTTCAGCTTCTGACAGTGAAGACAAGAGACTCAACAAGCAACAGAGAAAACTCTGGCCCCAGGAGCCAGGCATCTGATCGCATCTGCAGGTGGGAACCAAGGCCCAAACTGTACAGAGCCTTGGGGGCATGTTTTTCAGAGCAGGCGAAATTTTGGACACATGCTGAACATCTTACAGTGTAAACAGAGGCACTGCTAAACAAGCCAAGATGAGCGCTGTCAGGTTCACACAGTGGGCTGCTCCGCCAGCCTCCATTCACAATGGCTTACCCACAGAAGAAAAACATCATTGCCACTGGCAGAGGGTCTAAAGTTGGCTTGTTATCCTCTCCGAATTCATAATACAAAAAGTTAGAAGTGGCTAAAATGCAGGCAACaataccaaaatatttttataaaacaacggaaatgagaaagaagcttattaaatacattcattttgACTTTGTTCCGTTATCAAAATACTCAGAAGTAACCAACATTACTGTGGATTGCTGCGGTTCTTATAAGGGGTACAATGTTTTAGCACCATTTATGTGAATACAGTCAAGGCATTtttcaatatgtaaatgaaagctcctaaaattaagtataaaatattactttgaaGTTCAGAATTAAGCTCAAGTACTTCTGCTTACTGGGAGAACTGCCAAGTCCACTGCCAAGACTGTGGACATTTTAAGCCCTGTGTCCCTTCCTTGTACTGATGCATGTTTTGGCAGTTTCATTTCTGACCCAAACTTATACCAAACAAATCAATGAGATTAATTGAGAAAACACAGTGTCCTCCTCCATTAATGCTACTGAATGCTATTAAAAGGCATTCAAAATGCTTAAACAAACTGGTGGCCATGAGGTCTGAGACCAGACACACATCATAAATGATGTATTAACATTTCAATACAATTAATGTATGTGTTTCTAGACTTAATAACCACTCTATGTTATTTCCATTATACATACCAAAACCCATTCCACCATTCCCGGTAGTAGATTTCAATATACcctgaaaaaaattcaatacatggggccaggcgcggtagctcacgcctgtaatctcagcactttgggaggccaaagcaggtggatcacctgaggccaggagctcgagaccagcttggccaacatagtgaaaccccatctctactaaaaatacaaaaattagctgggagtggtggtacacgcctgtattcccagctgttcggcaggctgaggcaggagaattgcttgaaccaggaggcaaaagttgcaatgagctgagatcacaccattgcactccagcctgggcgacagagcaagaccccatctaaaaaaatacataatacaatACATGGAACAGTTCACCTCCACCCTCCCAGAATACTGCTGAGTCCCAAGCTGCGAGGACACATGCACATAAAGGTATGCTGTGACTGCAGAccaacacacatgtacacacatgcacacacacacacacacacccctcctggTCATGGGCAAGCCCACCTCACATCTACCGTTAGTGACTTACAGGAAAAGCCTGAAGTGGCAGGCTGTCAAACCAGTTTAGTTTTGTTGCTTTTCATGGCTCCAAGTTATAAACTGAATTACAAAAACATTAATAATCAGTTGCCCGTGTTTTTCCTCACACATTCACTAAACCACTGTTCTGTTCAACGTGGCACTGGCTCCCTGGTCTTTCCATCCTCTTAGATGATGTCACAAATGAGGTTTCCCGAGACAGTTAAGCATTAAAATACATACTTCTGTTAAATAAGGgacttaaattttagaaataggaATTTGTAAACTGTATACACGTAAGGCCTTCCATTCATTCagatttttattcttctacaaCTTAAGCACAGGAGGTCTGTCTGGCATCTGTGGTTTTGTTCCTCAAtggcattttaatatttattctagAATTAGTTCCTCCTTCTTACAGTTTCTTGgaccatttttaaattacttgatATTGTGCCCTGCCTTTGCTAAACTATTTGGGAATTCTATGTATTTCACACACATTTCACATTCACTTCACACACACTGAGGGCTTTCTTTTTAACTACTCACAGATCTTACATAAAGGCATTTCTATTActgcatgtctacaaataagattCCCCAATGGTTTATGCTTCTGGCTTTCAAAGGGGAGTACCTGCGAAGTACTGCTTAAGAAAAGGAGATAAGAAAATGATCCAACTGTACTTTGGTATCTGAAGAAGACACATTCAGGAAGTCTATGTAAGTCCTATGTAGATGCCGAGATGGCAGGAGTGCTGTATAATTAAAGGTGATTCAGCACTTCACAGCCGCTCTCTAAAAGATCTTCAGGAAGTAGACTAACTCTTAGGTAAAACAGCACATTGGGAAGAGGGAGGACACGATGAATAACAACACAAGATGAATAACAAAAGCAAAGACCAAGTACATAAAAACTCACAGGGGCTTTTCCCAACAGAGGTGTTAACAATTCATGTGGCTTGAGATTTTTACCTGATAAGCTCCAAaagtagaggggaaaaaaaaaaaaaaaaaacttaccaagGCAATGTCTGTTCTCCTTAAGCAAAGAAAATCTTATCAGACACTAACTGAATATATAACGGAGTAACAAAAGTGTAAATtgctaaataaagaaaaaaggattcatcctgttctgtgcattgaaaacattttcatcCACTCTGTATTCTACAGAAGAGGAACTGCAAACACTTTCAATCAAATCCGGGCCTGAATCATCAGTTAGAAACCATGTATTACTAGTTTCTTGTTCTCTAATGTGACTATCACTGTTCCTTGTGGATGGATAAAATCAACAGATGTATATAGAGAAGGGGCTCAGGATGTAAGGAGGGGAatctgaaaatgttctggaaaagCAGTGTTAATTCCATGAAGCATAATACAGGGAAATTATTTTAGGTTTAAATGCACCTTAAATGAGCTCACAGGTATAAAAGTCATGCCTGCTTAAGATGGAGATAACTTTTCTGCCAATACACAGGGTCCAAAACTCCTAAACTCTTGCAAGAAACTGTGGGATAGAAAGCTAGGCATAGTATAGTTCCTACTACATTCCTTTCTTCTAGAACACCTTATCATTTTGAAGATTGCTCTAAGTGGAACATCCTCCTGAATCCATTTAATCTCCATTCAACTTCTAATCTGCTGATGTCACCTGACCAGCTCAAGACCAAGAATGAGAAATGGAACTAAGATTCTGGGCAACTGAAGCTGCAtattgcaataaaaaaaaaaatttatttttaaagttggtCAATCATTTCTATTTCCTGAAGTACTATTTATTTGAAAGCTTTGCTTCTCTGACATCATGATCACACTAAACCTAAACAAGAGTCTGACAGATTCTGACAAGGCCTTCGGACAGAAAGCAACATAAAAGAAACACATTCTTTTACCCAGAAATCCAATTCAAGTTCACTAAGAttagaacattttcaaaatgcaaGGATAGATGACTATTATTAACATGAGTATTCTTAAAATTCAATGACATATATAAACTGATAGTCAGATTCAATGTACCTGAAGGGCACAGATCCCTACTGCTATGTATGTATGATCGAAATGTTTCGAgttgtgctttaaaaaatatcagaaatgaatgGTAAGCATTTCCTGCTGTACAATCCCATACACTTTTCTACAATGAAAAATCGAAGCCAATAAGAAGTCATTATTACTTTAATTTGGCTTCTAGGTACCTTCTTATTCAAGGCACAATTGCATTTCACAGTGAAAAACACAAAGCCTCTCCAATATATTCACACACATTTAGAGCAGAATTTGATTTCAACACTCTAATCAATAAACATTTAGCAAAATGTGGTGAATATTACTGATGAGGTAATGGGAGAAAGCTAAAGTAACAGTCTGAATAGTTTTGTACATCCTGAGTTTTCTTAactaagactttatttttaattaaaaacaaaatttacattttcaaaaaaggtttgcctcaaaaaaaaatagatagctTCTAAACTATATTAAATTGGACcaaataaagattttaattattataaaacaaaGCTCAGTACTTCAGGGAAACACCACCTCCACAAACGTCGAGCCAATTCAGGGGCTGCCAGTAGAATCCTAAAGAGTGATGTCTCCGGTTCGTGTGAACACCATCTGCAGTCCACACCCCTTGAAGACAATTCAGGCCATGAGGCAGACCATGCTCAGCAGAGCTGCCCCTTCACCACCCCAGTCACCACCCTTAGCCTGACTGGGCAGGCGATGGCTCGTAGCCAGGAAGGCTGCCTCCCTCAGGCTTCCCAAAACCAATCAAGGGCATACGCGGCTCAGCCACACTTTTGCACTCATATTCCCACATGCTTCTGCTTAAATGTACtcatgaaaaattttaagatggTTTGCTGTCACTCATCCCCTGCCCCAGACGGGTTACGCAGATCTGGCAATGGACACACCCTCCAACACAGCATGAAAAGAGCACAGGAAAACCCAGGTTCAGCTAAGCCCTACCTCAAAGTAATTTGGCCTTGGGTTCCTCCTCTGAAAGCAGGTGGATACAAACTGTTTGGCTATAAAATTGTGAATCTGTGGAACTGTAGAATAATTAAAGCTTCGAACACTAAACCACAAAGGCAAGTAGTGTCTGTCCACACTGATGGGGCACCACCTGCACCAAGCCCCAGACTCCAGTGCGCTGGGGGCATCAGACACCTGTCATAGTCACAAGAAGCAAGAAGTTATAGGTTCCCTCACCACTCCCTCCTACGCTCCCCCAGTCTTCAAAAATGCCTTGAAATAACCCACTTTGGGACCCAATTCTTAATCTGCTGCAAAACAATCTGCTTAAAATAGCCTTAAGATGTAAGTCCAAACCATTGCTCTTCCCTTCATAAAAAGGAGAAGATAAGATTACCAGAGGCTGTCATGACTATGCCAGTAACAGATCCATCCCAGAATTATACCACTTAAAGCAGACTGTTAGAGGCCCCCTAAGTGCAGTGGGCAGCACGTCAGTCTCATAATCTCAAGGTCCTGAGTTAAAGCAGACTGTATAGGAAGATCTACAGAAACCCATTACtactaaaggggaaaaaaaatactgtacttaaaaaaattagaagccAGTTTCCCATTAGAGAGAGTTTTGATTTGAGATATAAAGAACATATTCCTCTCCAAAACTGAGTTTCCTCTGATACAAAAGTATTTGCCTTCTGGAGAAGATATGGTTTGCACCGTCCAACAGGTGTGCTCTGAAGGCCCCCACTGAAATATATTGCATCATAGATGAGAGGAAAGACTTGGTTAATTTCTCTTATCAAAAGCTAGTCTTCAAGACATCCTGTCCAACTTGGCTCCCAGGGGCCCAAGAGTTCTTCTCAGAGATTGTTCTTAGAGACCCCCAAACCTGCAGCCCAAGCCCAGGAGCCACCTGTGCATCTTCGCCATGTCGCCAGGCTGTCAGGAGCATGCGTCTCTCATAGACTGGTCTCCTCACACACTCTGACGGGGATGTTATAGTGCCGATCGTCCTCAGCAATGAGCGTTACCACTGGCCAGTCCTTGGGTGGGTCGGTGGGGTAGACTGTGatgaattcttctgtgttgtacTTGGAGAGCCGGTACACCTGGATGGTGTGGCACACAGCATAGGCAAGAAGGAACATTTCAACCTGGGAAGAAGAGCAAACGGGTATTCTGAGGAAGATCACACTGCAAAATGTGGCTTAACACCATGTTCCATCCATTATCCCACAGTGCACAGCAATGGTGAAGCCACAACCTTTTTACTTCCTGCTTTGGGCCCAGCCccaatccttttctttttttaaaataaaaaaaggtggATAATCAAGAATGGATCATATGTCTGTTAAGGGTACTGTATCCAGaataaagaacttttacaacaattaacaaaacaaaaaaccaaataagcagcttaaaaattaggcaaaggatctgaacagacacctctctccaaagaagatatacaagtgaccaagaaagcacatgaaaagatgctcaacattgtgagtcattagagaaatccaaatccaactacaatgagatagtacttcacacccactagaatgacTAGAACCAAAAAGATGacaatggggagtggctgcttAATGAGCACAGGATTTTCTTTAGGGGTGACATGTTTTAGAACTTCATATAGGTGGTCGTCACTGGCAGTGTATTAAATGTCAATGAGATGTACATTTTAAAACGGTCAGTTTTATATTATATGAACTTCACCCCAATGAAAAAAGTCAGAAGTGTTGGTGATGATATGGTGAAACAGGACACtgatacattgctggtgggaatgtaaaatggtgcagctgctttgcaaacagtctggcagttcctcaaaatgttaaagcaattccactcctcagtgtatacccaagagaactaaaaacatatgttcacataaaaaaaattatacatgaacGTTCACAGCAGGGTTATTCACGaactaaaaagtggaaacaatccaaataccCATCAAACTATTGAACAGATGAATAAAATGTGATCcatccatacaatgggatattacttatcaataaaaaggaatgaagtactaatacatgGTGCAATATGGatgaaatcttaaaaacattatgctaaatcaaATAAGCCAtaaacaaaagaccacatattatatgattccattcatatgaaacgTCCAGAATCGGCAAATCcattgagacagaaagtagattagtggctgcctagggttagaaggaagagaaagtggTTACTAATGGGCATGAGGTTTCTTTTgacaaaatgctctaaaattagaCTGTAGTGATGGCTGCAAAACTTTAAAAGAGTGAACTTTATGgtacatatatttcaaaaaagaaactgagaatttcttattaaaaaaaaaaaaaagaatggactcaCCATCACAGCAGACCTTATAGGGTCTCGGAAAAGACTAACTTTAGTGTAATATGCAAACCATCCTCTATAAGCCTTTTGACTGCAAGGTGCTTGCTATGGTTCAGGAGACATAAGTAACCCACATTATGAGTacagataatttttgaaaataaccaTCATCAGCCCTGCCTGACCCAGCAGTGACCTTCAGTCTACACTCTTTCCTACACACTTGGCAGTAACAGAAGATGAGACTTCACACTCCAGGACAGCTCAGAATGGAACCTAACTCAGCTCTCTAATCCTTGCAGTAGCTGTCATGGCACCTGGGCCTTTTTAGAAAAAAGGAGGCACAAGAGTCAATTATGTAAGTAGGAGAGTGGCACTTTGATGAACGGCCTTAATGCTACTTTAGCGGTTGGCTATTCCACTAAAAAAAACCTCATTAAGACTTTTTAGGAAAATGAACACATCAAAGATAGCACAAGGTGTGGTGACTCAACTATATTGGCTTAGAGATAGTACTGCACTGGGTTTCTGTGTAAAACTCCacactagccgggcgcggtggctcacgcctgtaatcccagcactttgggaggccgaggcgggcggatcacgaggtcaggagatcgagaccatcttggctaacaggtgaaaccccgtctctactaaaaatacagaaaaattagctgggcgtagtggcgggcgcctgtagtcccagctacttgggaggctgaggcaggagaatggcgtgaacccgggaggcggagcttgcagtgagccgagattgcgccactgcactccagcctgggcgacagagcgagactctgtctcaaaaaaaaaaaaaaaaaaaaaaaaaaaaaaaaaaaaactccacactAAACAAATCTGTAAAAGATCCAAGAGTAGGCTGAACTCTACTGGCTAAGGTGActccatttctctttttaatgcaGCTACAGCTGCCAAGATTAAACAAGACCCTTCGAATGGCTCTTCCAAGTACTTCATTTATTTGTAACCTCCCAGAGCCAAGAGTACTAATCCCATCCACTCCTCTGAAGAACAAAGCCCAGGTTGAGATAATGGTGGTGACTGTAAAGTACGCCCACAATTCTTTGGTACCCCTCATTCAAAAAAGTGGAGCCAAATTCCCCTCCTCTTGAGAGTGGAATGCATCAAGTAACTTGTTTCTAAAAAGTGGAAAACAATGTAACAGTGTGTGACATCCTAGATTAGGTCATAAAAGGCATTTTGGCTTCTTTCTTGCTCTCTGCTTAGATCACTCTGAGAAGCCAGCTACCATGCTGtaaggacactcaagcagccctgTGGAGGTCTATGTGTGAGGAACTGAACCCTCCTACTAACTACCAGTAAGGAACTGAAGCCTCCTGCCCACAGCCACATGAGTGAACAACATTGGAAGTAGAtcttccagccccagtcaagccttcagatgactgcagccctgaacATACAACTGCAGCCTCATGAGATCCTGAGCCAGAACCATCCAACTAAGCTGTCCCTGAATTTCTGACCTACAAAAACTGTGACATCAAGTTTGATCAGTAAAGCTGCTTTATTTTGGGGTAATACATGCTCAAAAGCACAACTTACCTGTTCAAGACCACCAGTGTGTCCCACCTGGTTGAGGTGGTTCCTCAGAAGCTGTCCTGGGTCATTTGATGTGTCCCGAGcaaacagaagcacagagaaaaatggtacttcctttcctttctctttatcattatatagttcAATGGCTCTGTTTAGCATTAGAAATTTTACAGCTTCATAGAGGCTATATTCCTCCTCCTCGTTTGTGAATAGTTCATCACAAGCTATCTGTCTTGCTTCAGCAGTTCTCATTTCAGCCAAGCCTGCCCACTacaataagaaagttatgtaataATTAGAATTTTTGTTCTAAAAATCCCTGGTATAGTACCATACTATgagcacaaaattattttttaaaagtgaccaTGGGTCACTTACCAATGCTCACAACATTCAggtttccaaattaaaaaatggTACACTTTAAAGCACACAAACTCCTTATTCAGCTTTTTCTCCcattaatttgaaagaaaaatacaatgcaGTAAGAAGCACTGAGGCTGTGGAAATTTTGACTCCCTTAACTTCCCAGGCAATGAGATTGAACCAGCCAATCAGAGACATTTATAGAAGAGCTAACACACGTGTGTGAAGCCTGTGTGTGAAGCTGTGAAGGGCAGCTACAATTACAAGGGGCTTACAGGAGGGTTAGCACCCAGAAACATAAAGCCAACCCTCCTAAATGGAAGAGAGGCAAAAAAGGGTGTCGGGGCTCCTGAATAATAATTTACTAAACTTATCTCTCTaacctcaaaaatatatatgaactTCAAATGAATAAATCCATTCAGGAAACTCTTATTGATTCCGGATTAAGAATAATGTGTTAGGTATTCAGTGAATATAGGcaaactctttaaaaaagaaaacctataaaTATATGTGCTTTTAAGTTACAGTGAATGAGAATAAGAGATGCCAACATAAATACCATTCCTTATGAATAAACAATAACTAGTGCCCCTCTCAAACACCATTATGGATTTTAAATCCAAGAGTGAATTTCAATGGTACTGACTGCATACAATTCCCTCTAATATTTGGGCTGAAGGCTGGTACATGTTTGTCTGTATCTCATATTTTCCAAACTAGACCAAGTTGCCAATCATGGACATGGCTCTAGAGTCAGTCGGGATGGAATCAAGGCTTCACCACAGAGCAGCTGTGGTGGTTTTTTGCAGGGCATTTCAACTGAGCTCctggccttagtttcctcacctaaAAAACAGGGATGACCACAGCAACACCACCTTCatagttgtgagaattaaataacacATGAAATTTTAGTGTGGAGCCTGGCATAGAAGTGTTAGTAATGCTGGCTCAGATTATTAGTAATTTTAACCTTATTGCAAATTGGCACCACTCAAGCATTCCCAAAAATGAGGGTTTAATTATAGTAGAAAAACCTAATAAAGCAGAAATAGCAATTTCACAAgaccttaaaaaaatgaaaacgaaATTGTGACCCGTGGTTGCTCTGAAGGGCCCTCTCGTTCACTCCCACAGGGCTAGAGCCCTGCCCTCAGCCTTCCACTAACCCAAGGACTGGGGAACACAAAATCCTGCATTCTAGTCCAACAGGTAAAAGAATGGaatttccctcttcccttctttcACTCCCATTTCTTTATAGTAGAAGAAAGATAAAACTACTGGACTTCCTTTGACAGCCTATTTTTCAGTAAACATTTCTTATCTTTCTAAGCAAAAACTAGGTTCCAAGAAGTCAGGGCCTTCAGTTCACTAATTCAATAAAGCACTAAAtgaacacctattatgtgccagacctGCTGCTAGACACAGGGTGTCAAggaatgcacaggacagtctcACGTGGAGCTGAAAGTCTAATGGGAGCAGCAGACCATATGTGAGTACAGAAATCACTGCTTGAAGTACGTGCTAGGAAGGACCTTGAAAAGTCCATGTTTGACCCCCTCTCTACCTGACCACCCTCCACTGACACCCTGGCGCAAGTGACAGGCCCTCAATCAGGGTTCTTGGTGAAAAGGACTCCAAGCTGCTCAATGCAAGCAAGCTAGGGGTCATGTAAGCCAGTGTGTAGGCAGGACATCCAACCCAGAGGAGACAGTCGAAAGCCACAGAAAGGTAGAATTTCAAAGACCAAATCAACAGGAATCAGAAGACCAAGTTCTCCCTACAATTCTCTTTCAGAAAAACTCTCAGGACTGTTTTCTAAAGACAAGTTACTAAATCTACTAACTGGAAAATCacggagaaagaaaataagtctGATAAATATGGGCAGAATCTTAAAACATGAGCATAATTGGAAAGAATTTAATAAATTACTAATGATATAAGAAAGAGGAACCAAATTATATTCTTGAAACATAAATATGACTTGGAACAAAGACTATTTGTTAAGGTTTCCTCTTAAGAAAGTCAAACACTTCATTATTTGATACCCTAGTACATGGCATCTGCTCTAAGAATATATAATGTTGGTACTTCCCATTTTACTAAAGCCCTCGTGGGAAGAGTTTGAGTTCATTTAAAACCATTTTGCCTAAAAATCAGCCAAGAGCATTTGAAAATCCACCGAGTGAAGACGAAAAACTGGTCTTCTGGGGCAAGCAAGAACAGGAGCTTCACCCTTATCAGACAGGACACTACAGGTTCCAAACCTTCTTCCTCAGCAGAGTAAGGGACTCTTTAATTTTATCAACCAGGTCCTCGTTCTTCCCATCAAATTTCAGTCCAAGTTTCCATTGCTTGATCCAGTTGTATTTGCTTATGAGTTTTTCTGGTAACTACAACATCGAGaaacaaagagataaagaagTGTTAACATTCCAAGAAATCCACCACACAATCCAAGTTGTAAGAAACCACAAAGTCTATAAAACCTACCTTTGTTTCCAGAATTAATTCTGCAAATCTGTCACGTGGGTTTAGGATGGAGGACCTAAATCTAGAAGTCAGGAACTTAGAAAGTACCACCCTGAGGAGGGCTGCTGGAGTGAAACGGTGCTTTTGGTTGAGCCAAAGCACAATCTGCCTTGCAGGACTCCAACCACGGCCAGGACATTCCACAGCAGGCCATGCCCACAGCACATCCTCACACCAACCACCTTCAGGCTAtgggactcactgcagcctctcaacCACCACCTAACACATGGCTCAGGACAGTGCTTCTGAGGATGTGAGAAGGTCCAGGGTGAAGCCAAACCTGCTCCTTtcccaataagaaaaataaaacctagtttctggtatttaaaaaatccaccaaaaaaaggtagaaaaagttTTGTTAAATAATGTTAACACATATACTCAAAGTTTTAACATTCAGAGAAATGACAGTATGTCTAGTTTAACTGTCTAATCGATATATTAAGATAAAACATACAATTGAAAATCAGAAGCAGGGGTTAAGAGAGCTGTGCTCACTTAGTTCATGAAGGAAGTGACAGCTGAACTACATTGCTAGTTTCCGTTTTTTTTATTCCTGGAGTATTTGTTACTTTGTTTCCCTCTAGTTATCAACAGAATCTGCAGTTTGAAAGGCAAGCTGAGGCACAGCCTGACTGATGACAGCATGGGAAGTAAGACTCTTCCAACAGTCTTGGGTGTGTCAGGAGAAAAATCCtagaattaggctgggcacagctgTGTCACTTCACGGTTGtaaaatttagaaaggaaaaaaaagttcaccTCCAAGT from Symphalangus syndactylus isolate Jambi chromosome 16, NHGRI_mSymSyn1-v2.1_pri, whole genome shotgun sequence encodes the following:
- the OTULIN gene encoding ubiquitin thioesterase otulin isoform X1, with product MSRGTMPQPGAWPGASCAETPAREGGKVAASGQPRPEMQCPAEHEEDMYRAADEIEKEKELLIHERGASEPRLSVAPEMDIMDYCKKEWRGNTQKATCMKKGYEEVSQKFTSIRRVRGDNYCALRATLFQAMSQAMGLPPWLQDPELTLLPEKLISKYNWIKQWKLGLKFDGKNEDLVDKIKESLTLLRKKWAGLAEMRTAEARQIACDELFTNEEEEYSLYEAVKFLMLNRAIELYNDKEKGKEVPFFSVLLFARDTSNDPGQLLRNHLNQVGHTGGLEQVEMFLLAYAVCHTIQVYRLSKYNTEEFITVYPTDPPKDWPVVTLIAEDDRHYNIPVRVCEETSL
- the OTULIN gene encoding ubiquitin thioesterase otulin isoform X2, with the protein product MYRAADEIEKEKELLIHERGASEPRLSVAPEMDIMDYCKKEWRGNTQKATCMKKGYEEVSQKFTSIRRVRGDNYCALRATLFQAMSQAMGLPPWLQDPELTLLPEKLISKYNWIKQWKLGLKFDGKNEDLVDKIKESLTLLRKKWAGLAEMRTAEARQIACDELFTNEEEEYSLYEAVKFLMLNRAIELYNDKEKGKEVPFFSVLLFARDTSNDPGQLLRNHLNQVGHTGGLEQVEMFLLAYAVCHTIQVYRLSKYNTEEFITVYPTDPPKDWPVVTLIAEDDRHYNIPVRVCEETSL